In Leclercia pneumoniae, the genomic window ATTCGGTGGCGCCGGGTGGACTGCCCGTTATTTTCATCATGCTTACTCTCCCGGGTCGTTGGTATCAGGATCAGTAAGCAATAACCGTGCCTTATCATTTAACAGGAGAAAATATGCAGAAGATTGTGATTATCGCCAACGGGGCGGCCTACGGAAGTGAATCCCTGTTCAACAGCCTGCGTCTGGCCATCGCCCTGCGTGAACAGGACAACGCGCCGGAATTGAAACTGTTTTTAATGTCTGATGCGGTCACGGCAGGGCTGCGCGGCCAGAAGCCTGCGGAGGGGTATAACATTCAGCAAATGCTGGAGATCCTGACGGCGCAAAATGTGCCGGTTAAACTCTGCAAAACTTGCACCGATGGGCGTGGCATCACGGCGTTACCGCTGATTGACGGCGTGGAGATCGGGACGCTGGTTGAGTTGGCGCAGTGGACTCTGTCCGCCGATAAAGTATTAACTTTCTAATAATAACCTTCAGTAGATATATTTTTCTTATGGACGCGGTTGCAGCATCAAGTTTGCCTCTGGGTTGCCGATAGGCTCTTTACAATCACTCAGAAGGTATTTCACTTATGTTCAGGTCAATTCGCGCACGCATTATCGCGGCGGCAGTCGGGTGTCTGTTCGTCGCGTTACTTCTTAACACCGTAATCAACTACCAGGTCACCCGCCTGGATAACCTGCAAACACAGCGCGATATGCTCGCCAGCAGCGGCTCTAGTCATAGCCTCGCCATTGGCGACTGGGTTGCGACCAAAATGACCGCGATTACCTCCCTGCAAAGCGTGGCCCTGACCGAAGATCCAGTACCGGTCTTCAAACAGCTGGCGCAGGCAGCGGGTTTTAGTAACGTCTATGTGGGCTATGCGACGAAAACCGCGAAATTTTCTGACCCGACCGGCGTGCCCGCCGATTACGACCCCACCGTACGCCCGTGGTATCAGCAGGTGCTGAACGCCGACGCACCGGCGGTAACGGCCCCCTACGTCGATGCAGGCACTGGTAAACTGGTGGTCACCTTCGCAGTACCGGTTAAAGAGAACGGGACGCTGAAAGCCGTCGTGGCGGGGGATGTGGTGATGGACAGCGTGGTGGCGAACGTGCGCGAGATCCATCCCACGCCGGCCAGCAGCGGCCTGCTGGTCAACAGCGATGGCAGCGTCATTGCCGCCAGCGATCCGGCTCTGACGCTGAAACCCTTTGCAGAAGCCATCAGCGGTGCCGACCTCAATGCCCTGAAAAAAGGGGACACCTCTACCGGCCTGCTGAAAGGTGCCGAGAAGAACTTTGCCGCCACGCCGATCCCGGGTACCCAGTGGATGCTGGTGGTGGCTTTGGATCAGCACGATGCCACCAGCGGTATGCGCTCGATGCTGAAAGCCTCCGCCCTGTCGCTGGTGATTTTGATCCTGCTCGCCGGCGCGGTAGTGCACGTCACCATTGCCCGCCTGCTTAAACGCCTGTCGGAAATTCGCGACGCCATGCACGCCATCGCCAACGGCACCAACGATCTCTCCCAGCGCCTGCCAGAGCAAGGCCAGGACGAAGTGGCCGAGATTGCCCACGCCTTTAACGCCTTTAGCGACAAGCTGTCGGTGGTGATGGCCCAGCTGCGCGACGCCAGCGCGTCGGTGAAAACCGCCGCCCAGGAGATTGCCGCCGGGAACCATGACCTTTCTGGCCGCACCGAGCAGGCGGCTTCAAGCCTGCGTGAAACCGCCAGCGCTGTCGAGCAGATCACCGCCTCGGTGGCGCAGTCGACGGAGTCGGCGGTACAAGCAAACGATCAGGCCTCCCGTGCCACCGAAGCCGCCTCGCGCGGTGGCAATGTGGTGTCTCAGGCGATCACCACCATGCAGTCTATTGAGAGCGCCTCGGCCAAAATCGGGGATATCACCAGCGTCATCGACGGTATTGCCTTCCAGACCAATATTCTGGCGCTGAATGCCTCGGTGGAAGCGGCGCGCGCCGGTGAGCAAGGGCGTGGGTTTGCTGTGGTGGCGGGCGAAGTGCGTAATCTGGCCAGCCGCAGCGCCCAGGCGGCGAAAGAGATCAAATCCCTGATCGACTCAACCACCCAGAGTGTGGCTACCGGCTCGCGTTATGTGCACCTGGCGGGTGAGAGCATGCAGGAGATCGTGGCCAGTATCGGCAGTGTGTCCGGCATCATGCACCAGATCACCGTCGCCACTCACGAGCAGATGAAAGGGATTCAGGAGATTAACCACGCGGTGAATCATCTTGACCGGATGGTGCAGCAGAACGCCGAGCTGGTTGTACAATCTGCCGCAGCCGCCAGCGCACTGCAGGGCCAGGCGGGCGAACTGGCTGAAACGGCCGGGCATTTCCGCATTTAATCTTAATCTGACGCGCATTCACCGTGAAAATGCGCGTCAGTGAAGCCCTTTCAGAAAGATTGTCATTTTTGTTTAAGGCTTATTCTTTTTTTTGATCAAAATCAGCACTCCAACCCCACCCCTTTGGTGTTATGCAGCGAGTGGATTGTGAACAACATCACGCTCAGGATTAACCGCAGGGAGCGCGTTTTTTTCGCATAACGGGGTAAAAAATGGCACTGGTGAAAACAAGTTTAAAACTCTTTGGTGGGGATACGGTGGTGGTGCGCTGCTCAGAGCGTTGTCATATCCATCTGATGAACTGCAAGGCGCCGCAGAAAACGCAGGCAGATATACTCAGCGTACAAAACCGGGATAATGCCTGGCTGACGGTGCCCTATACCGGCACCTGGGAGGTGTTAATCGATAGCCATAGCCAGTCGCTGGAGCATTCGATTAGTTTTGTGGCTGCTTAAAACGAAAACGCCCGGCTTCCCGGGCGTTTTTTCAGGCGTAGCCGGGGCGCAGATGGCTCTCCGGCGGGGTACAGTCCAGTAATGCACGCACCTTCATTACCAACTCATTCAGACACTCATCCTGCATTCCCAGACGCGTCAGCTCCTGGTCGAGTGAGAAGAGATATTGTGCGTTAGTGCCCAGCGGCCCGCTGGCGGCGGCGATCAATGGGGCGATAACCTGCGTGCGGGTATCAGATTCATACAGAGGATGACGCGGATCCATGATGAACACCAGCGCGTTAACGGTACGACCATCGTCGAGTTCCAGTTTGCACCAACTCGGCATATAGCAGCCGGTGATCATCTCGCGTTTCCACAGCAGCGTCAGCTCCTCTTCAAGAGCGGTATCGGGTAGACGGTAGGCCACCCCCGTGGTGCGTCCGCCCTCTTTCAGTGCAAGCATGCGTCCCGGCTGACAGGCGCTGCCGCGTCCTGCCGTCAGGCGCAGACAGAACGCACGGTGCCAGCCCGGTAGCGTACCGGTGGCCGACTCGACAAATTCCAGCGCCGGGTTCCACATTAACGAACCATAGCCGAAGATCCAGACCGGACCCGCGTCCGGACGGCAGGCCAGCGTGGCCGCAAGCGACGCGGCACGCTGTTCAGCCGACCAGAGAAGCGACTCTTCAATCGCACCGAAGGCCGTTTTGCAATCGGCCTTCATTAAGAAATCTCGCGTTAACACATTGCACCTCCGCCACTGCATGCCTCCTTGCGACAACTTTTTTTGAACCATCCAGGTCTTTTTACTGCTCATTTAGAAAGCAGTTCCAGTGACGATATGCAATTCCCTCGCCGCTTGCAACCCGGCGCTAGATTAATCGCCTTATTCGTCAAAGTTTGCAGTGTTGCGGTGTGATAGCGCTCACGCCTGACGCGCGTTTAGCGCTTTTTATGCCACTTATCGTCCTCTCCCTTCTCGTAATCCTGTTTGACGGCGGCCCAGGCGACCTTATGCGCCGTCTCCTCCCGGCTGTCATCACCCCGGCGATCATCCTTATCTTTATATTGATCCCAGGCGCTATTGAAGGCCTCTTTATAAATATCCTGCGCATGGGCAGGAAGCACATGCTGAACGCTATCGGGTAAATCGCTTTTTGATTTATAGGGCATTGTGAACCTCTCTTTTTCTGAACTTATTAAGTGTGGTAGACAACGCCAAATGGCGCCAGAAAAAGAAAGTAACTGTTCGAAAACGATTTATAATTAATTGTTATTCATTATTTATTTAGAAAAGATGCTGAATAATAGCTTCTTTGCTCTAAATATCTTAAAAACCGTAAAATCAAGTAAAGCATCATCAGAAATTGACTGAATTCTGTTAACTTATTGACCTTCAGTTTCTATCTATAATTACAAGCACCTGCATTGATGGAGAAACACATGACAACCACACATGAGGCGGTTAAGACCCGCCACAAGGAGACGTCACTCATTTTCCCGGTGCTGGCACTGGCTGTGCTGTACTTCTGGGGAAGCACACAGTCACTGCCAGTGGTCATCGGCATTAATATCCTGGCGCTGGTGGGGATCCTTTCTAGCGCATTCAGCGTGGTGCGCCATGCGGATGTTCTGGCCCACCGTCTCGGCGAACCTTACGGCTCGCTCATTTTAAGCCTTTCCGTTGTTATTCTGGAAGTTAGCCTGATTTCCGCGCTGATGGCGACGGGCGACGCCGCGCCGACATTAATGCGCGATACGCTCTATTCCATCATCATGATTGTGACCGGCGGCCTGGTGGGCTTTTCGCTGCTGCTGGGTGGGCGCAAATTTGCCACCCAGTATATGAACCTGTTCGGAATCAAACAGTATCTGATCGCCCTCTTCCCGCTGGCGATTATTGTGCTGGTCTTTCCGATGGCGTTACCGGGCGGCAACTTCACCACCGGACAAGCCCTGCTGGTGGCGCTGATCTCGGCGGCCATGTATGGCGTGTTCCTGCTTATTCAGACCAAAACGCACCAGAGTCTGTTCGTCTATGAACATGAAGATGACGGCGATGATCCGCACCACGGTAAGCCTTCCGCCCACAGTAGCCTGTGGCATGCCGTCTGGCTGGTCGTGCACCTGATTGCCGTGATTGCTGTGACCAAAATGAATGCCAATCCGCTGGAGGCGCTGCTCACTGAGCTGAACGCGCCGGTGGCCTTCACTGGCTTCCTGGTGGCGCTGTTGATTCTCTCGCCGGAAGGGCTGGGTGCGCTGAAAGCGGTATTGAATAACCAGGTGCAGCGCGCCATGAACCTCTTCTTCGGTTCAGTGCTCGCCACCATCTCCCTGACGGTACCCGTGGTGACCCTGATTGCCTTTATCACCGGCAATGAGCTGCAGTTCGCTCTGGGCGCACCAGAGATGATCGTAATGGTCGCCTCGCTGCTGCTGTGCCAGATTTCCTTCTCTACCGGGCGTACCAACGTGCTGAACGGTGCCGCGCATATGGCCCTGTTTGCCGCCTACCTGATGACGATATTCGCCTGAGTGCGTATCTGGCTTCAGGCCAAAAAAAACCCGCCGAGGCGGGTTTTTTTATTAGTTGCTGGTATCCAGCTCTTCAAAGTTCTTGACCAGATCGTCAATCGCTTTGATCTGTTTCAGGAATGGCTCCAGCTTATCCAACGGCAGCGCGGACGGGCCGTCGCATTTTGCGTTGGCTGGATCCGGGTGCGCTTCGATAAACAGACCGGCCAGACCGGTTGCCATCCCGGCGCGCGCCAGTTCAGTCACCTGGGCGCGACGGCCGCCAGAGGCGGCACCAAACGGGTCGCGGCACTGCAGCGCGTGGGTGACGTCAAAGATCACCGGCGACTGGTTAGAGACGTTCTTCATGACGCCAAAGCCCAGCATATCGACAACCAGGTTGTCATAACCGAAGTTCGCCCCACGGTCACACAGAATAACCTTGTCGTTACCGCCTTCGATGAACTTATCGACGATATTCCCCATCTGACCAGGGCTTACGAACTGCGGCTTCTTCACGTTAATCACGGCGCCGGTCTTCGCCATCGCTTCGACCAGGTCGGTCTGACGGGCAAGGAATGCAGGCAGCTGAATGACGTCAACCACGTCTGCGACTGGCTGCGCCTGTGCGGATTCGTGTACGTCGGTAATGATCTTCACGCCGAAAGTCTGCTTCAGCTCCTGGAAAATTTTCATCCCCTCTTCCAGGCCCGGGCCACGGTAAGAGTGAATAGAGGAGCGGTTGGCTTTATCAAAAGAGGCTTTGAACACATACGGGATGCCCAGCTTCTGGGTCACGGTTACGTAGTGTTCGCAGATACGCATGGCGAGGTCACGAGACTCCAGAACGTTCATGCCGCCGAACAGCACGAACGGCAGGTCGTTCGCTACATTAATGTCGCCAATGCTAACCACTTTTTGTTTCATAGGATTGCCTTATTCAAAGGTGAATCGGAATTATGATTAATGCAGTGTAATCGGTTTGTGCGCGATGGAGTTGATCTGCGCGCGAATCATCTCGCTGATCGGATCTTCCGGGCACTGTTCCACGAAATAGCTCAGATCGTTCAGCGCGACGTGGTCGCACTCCAGTTGAACGTAAATCAGGCCACGATCGCGGATTTCATAAGGGTCTTCCGGATTGAACTGTAACAGCACTTCACTGGCCCGTAAGGCCAGCTCCATCTGCCGCTCTTCCATCAGTGCGGACTTGAGGGTATCCAGCAATTTGCGGATCACCTCGGCGTTGTCGGCTTCGTCCAGATCTTCATTGAACAGCTCAGCCACCGGGCTGATGTTCCCCTTTAACCAGACGTCGAGGGTGTGCTCGTTAAGCGTCTCGCCGTTAAAGGGATTGATTAACCACATTTCGCCGTCCAGCCACTCGCCGCGCAGGATCATCTGCGTCGGGAAAATGACCGGCACCAGTGGAATATCCAGACGGTGGGCCACCCAAAGGAAAATGGCCCCCAGCGACACCGCGCTTCCCTGGCGGTGTTTCAGAACCTGGTCCAGCCACAGGGCATCCGACAGACGATAAACGCCACGTTTATCGCCGAATCCCCATTCGCCATAGAAAAGCGAAATCAGCTTTTCCAGTTGCCACTCCTGTGGACGTGCTTCGCTAATTTCTTCACGCGCCAGGCTGGCGAGATGTTCCAGTTCATCGTAGACATACTGCGCGTTGAAATCATCGCGGATTATCTCGGATATCTGGACCATTCCATCGCACAACGGCACTTTGTTAAATTCGAAATCGGCTAAGGACTTCATACTTACCCCAGTAACGGTATTCTTGTGGTGGCGAGTTTAATGATGATGTACAGCACCACCAGCCCCAGCAAAAAGGCGATAAACCCCGCCTGCTGGC contains:
- a CDS encoding DUF1883 domain-containing protein, translated to MALVKTSLKLFGGDTVVVRCSERCHIHLMNCKAPQKTQADILSVQNRDNAWLTVPYTGTWEVLIDSHSQSLEHSISFVAA
- a CDS encoding methyl-accepting chemotaxis protein — translated: MFRSIRARIIAAAVGCLFVALLLNTVINYQVTRLDNLQTQRDMLASSGSSHSLAIGDWVATKMTAITSLQSVALTEDPVPVFKQLAQAAGFSNVYVGYATKTAKFSDPTGVPADYDPTVRPWYQQVLNADAPAVTAPYVDAGTGKLVVTFAVPVKENGTLKAVVAGDVVMDSVVANVREIHPTPASSGLLVNSDGSVIAASDPALTLKPFAEAISGADLNALKKGDTSTGLLKGAEKNFAATPIPGTQWMLVVALDQHDATSGMRSMLKASALSLVILILLAGAVVHVTIARLLKRLSEIRDAMHAIANGTNDLSQRLPEQGQDEVAEIAHAFNAFSDKLSVVMAQLRDASASVKTAAQEIAAGNHDLSGRTEQAASSLRETASAVEQITASVAQSTESAVQANDQASRATEAASRGGNVVSQAITTMQSIESASAKIGDITSVIDGIAFQTNILALNASVEAARAGEQGRGFAVVAGEVRNLASRSAQAAKEIKSLIDSTTQSVATGSRYVHLAGESMQEIVASIGSVSGIMHQITVATHEQMKGIQEINHAVNHLDRMVQQNAELVVQSAAAASALQGQAGELAETAGHFRI
- a CDS encoding gamma-glutamylcyclotransferase, which codes for MLTRDFLMKADCKTAFGAIEESLLWSAEQRAASLAATLACRPDAGPVWIFGYGSLMWNPALEFVESATGTLPGWHRAFCLRLTAGRGSACQPGRMLALKEGGRTTGVAYRLPDTALEEELTLLWKREMITGCYMPSWCKLELDDGRTVNALVFIMDPRHPLYESDTRTQVIAPLIAAASGPLGTNAQYLFSLDQELTRLGMQDECLNELVMKVRALLDCTPPESHLRPGYA
- a CDS encoding DsrE/DsrF/TusD sulfur relay family protein — encoded protein: MQKIVIIANGAAYGSESLFNSLRLAIALREQDNAPELKLFLMSDAVTAGLRGQKPAEGYNIQQMLEILTAQNVPVKLCKTCTDGRGITALPLIDGVEIGTLVELAQWTLSADKVLTF
- the chaB gene encoding putative cation transport regulator ChaB; amino-acid sequence: MPYKSKSDLPDSVQHVLPAHAQDIYKEAFNSAWDQYKDKDDRRGDDSREETAHKVAWAAVKQDYEKGEDDKWHKKR
- the chaA gene encoding sodium-potassium/proton antiporter ChaA gives rise to the protein MTTTHEAVKTRHKETSLIFPVLALAVLYFWGSTQSLPVVIGINILALVGILSSAFSVVRHADVLAHRLGEPYGSLILSLSVVILEVSLISALMATGDAAPTLMRDTLYSIIMIVTGGLVGFSLLLGGRKFATQYMNLFGIKQYLIALFPLAIIVLVFPMALPGGNFTTGQALLVALISAAMYGVFLLIQTKTHQSLFVYEHEDDGDDPHHGKPSAHSSLWHAVWLVVHLIAVIAVTKMNANPLEALLTELNAPVAFTGFLVALLILSPEGLGALKAVLNNQVQRAMNLFFGSVLATISLTVPVVTLIAFITGNELQFALGAPEMIVMVASLLLCQISFSTGRTNVLNGAAHMALFAAYLMTIFA
- the kdsA gene encoding 3-deoxy-8-phosphooctulonate synthase; amino-acid sequence: MKQKVVSIGDINVANDLPFVLFGGMNVLESRDLAMRICEHYVTVTQKLGIPYVFKASFDKANRSSIHSYRGPGLEEGMKIFQELKQTFGVKIITDVHESAQAQPVADVVDVIQLPAFLARQTDLVEAMAKTGAVINVKKPQFVSPGQMGNIVDKFIEGGNDKVILCDRGANFGYDNLVVDMLGFGVMKNVSNQSPVIFDVTHALQCRDPFGAASGGRRAQVTELARAGMATGLAGLFIEAHPDPANAKCDGPSALPLDKLEPFLKQIKAIDDLVKNFEELDTSN
- the sirB1 gene encoding invasion regulator SirB1 produces the protein MKSLADFEFNKVPLCDGMVQISEIIRDDFNAQYVYDELEHLASLAREEISEARPQEWQLEKLISLFYGEWGFGDKRGVYRLSDALWLDQVLKHRQGSAVSLGAIFLWVAHRLDIPLVPVIFPTQMILRGEWLDGEMWLINPFNGETLNEHTLDVWLKGNISPVAELFNEDLDEADNAEVIRKLLDTLKSALMEERQMELALRASEVLLQFNPEDPYEIRDRGLIYVQLECDHVALNDLSYFVEQCPEDPISEMIRAQINSIAHKPITLH